In Solimonas sp. K1W22B-7, the DNA window TTGGAATTGCCGTAGGCCACCCAGGAGTTGTAGGGCAGGCTGGCGCCGAACAGGCCGGCATTGCGGCCGCGCGCATGCAGCATCGACACCACGTTGACCACGCGTGCCCCGCCATGGGCGGCGGCGCTGCGCAGCAGCAGCGGCAGCAGGCGCAGCGTCAGCTGCATGGTGCCCAGGTAATTGGTGCGCCAGTGGATCTCGTGGCCGTCGAGCAGCTTCGGCTCCCGCCACTGCGACAGCAGGTCCAGGTGGATGCCGGCGTTGTTGACCAGCCCGTCGAGTCGGCCGTGGCGTTGCGTCACCGCAGTGGCCAGTCTCTCCACCGAGGCAGCGTCCGCCAGGTCCAGGCTTTCAGGTTCCAGCGGTCCCGCGCCGGCCGGCAGCACTGCGCGCAGGGCCTGCGCCGCGTCCTGCGACCGGCTGCGCGTGGTGACGATCACGGTCGCGCCCCAGGCCGCCAACGCCCGCGCGGTCTCGAAGCCGATGGAGCCCGGCGCGATGCCGGTGACCAGATACACGCGGCCCTTGAGGTCGCGCGGCTGCGCGCTCGCCGCCCCGAACAGGCGGCGGCAGCGGCGGCCCAGCGCCGCCATCAGACGGCGCAGAGCCATATCAGGCAGTCGCTTTCAGTAGGCCGCGTTCACGGGCCAGCGTCAGTGCCAGGTCCTCGATCATGTCTTCCTGGCCGCCGACCATCTTCTGGCGGCCCAGCTCCAGCAGCAGTTCGCGGGCCGGAATGCCGTACTTGGCCTCGGCGCGGCGCGCGAACAGCAGGAACGAGGAGTAGACGCCGGCATAGCCCAGCGTCAGCGAGTTGCGGTCGATGCGCACCGGGAAGTCCATGATCGGCGTCACCAGGTCCTCGGCGACGTCGGAAATCTTGAACACGTCCACGCCGGTCTCGATGCCCATGCGGTTGCACACTGCCACGAACACTTCCATCGGCGTGTTGCCGGCACCGGCGCCCATGCCGCCGCAGGCGCAGTCGATGCGCCGTGCACCGGCGGCGACCGCCGCGATGGAGTTGGCAATGCCCATCGAGAGATTGTGGTGGCCGTGGAAGCCGATCTCGGTTTCCGGCTTGAGCTTCTCGCGCGCCAGCGCGATGCGCGCGGTGACGTCGTCCGGCAGCATGTAGCCGGCCGAGTCGGTCAGGTAGATGCAGTTGGCGCCGTAGCTTTCCATCAGCAGGGCCTGCTCGATCAGCAGTTCCGGCTCGATCATGTGCGCCATCATCAGGAAGCCCACCGTGTCGAGGCCCATCTTGCGGCCCAGGTTGATGTGCTGCTCGGAGACGTCGGCCTCGGTGCAGTGGGTGGCGACGCGGATCGTGGTCACGCCGCAGTCCGCCGCCATGCGCAGGTGGTCCACGGTGCCGATGCCCGGCAGCAGCAGCGCCGAGACCTTGGCCTGCTTCATCAGCGGGATCACCGCGCGCAGGTATTCCTCGTCGGTGGCGGCGGGGAAGCCGTAGTTCACCGAGGCACCGCCCAGGCCATCGCCATGGGTGACCTCGATCAGCGGGCAGCCCGCCTCGTCGAGACCCTTGGCGATCGACTTCATCTGGTCGATGGTGATCTGGTGACGCTTGGGGTGCATGCCGTCGCGCAGCGACATGTCATGCACCTTGATCTTGATGCCCTTGAGGTTGAGGCTCATTTCAATACTCCTTGCCGCTTGTTCTTTGCTCCCCTCTCCCGCTTGCGGGAGAGGGGTTGGGGGAGAGGGTTCCTGTGACTCCTGAGAGCTCTACAGAACCCCTCTCCCTAGCCCTCTCCCGCAAGCGGGAGAGGGGACAGGTTTGTTACGCCGCTTCCAGCGTCAGCCTTCCCGCCAGGATCTCCTCCGCGAACATCTCCGCCGTCCGCGTCGCCGACGCCGTCATGATGTCGAGGTTGCCGGCGTACTTGGGCAGGAAATCGCCCAGGCCTTCCACCTGCATGAAGCTGGTGACGCGGTTGCCGTCGAACACCGGGCCGTTGACCAGGCGATAGCCCGGCACGTACTTCTGCACCTCGGCCACCATGTCGCGCACCGATTCCTCGATCTCCTTCTGCTTCGGCGCATCCACCGTCAGGCAGTGGATGGTGTCGCGCATGATCATCGGCGGCTCAGCCGGGTTGATCACGATGATGGCCTTGCCCTCGTCGGCGCCGCCGATCCTGGCGACCGCGCCGGAGGTGGTGCGGGTGAATTCGTCGATGTTCTTGCGCGTCCCCGGGCCCACCGACTTGCTGGCCACGGTGGCAATGATCTCGGCGTAGCGCACGCGCTGCACGCGCGACACCGCGTACACCATCGGGATCGTCGCCTGACCGCCGCAGGTGACCATGTTGACGTTCATCTCGCGCTTGCCGGCGTGCTCCTTGAGGTTGATCGGCGGCACGCAATAGGGGCCGATGGCCGCCGGCGTCAGGTCGATCATCATCACGCCAAGCTTGTTCAGCTTGTCGGAGTTTTCCTTGTGCACGTAGGCGCTGGTGGCGTCGAAGGCGATCTGCACGCCGTCGGCCTTCACATGGGCCAGCATGCCGTCCACGCCCTGGTCGGTGGTCTTCAGGCCGTGCTGGCGCGCGCGCGCCAGGCCCTCGGAGGTCGGGTCCACGCCGACCATCCATACCGGTTCCAGCAGCTCCGAACGCTGCAGCTTGTAGAGCAGGTCGGTGCCGATGTTGCCGGGACCGATGATGGCGCACTTGATCTTTTTCATTGGGAATCTCTGTTTGCCTAACCGTAGGATGCGCTGAGCGCAGCGATGCGCATCTATGCCTCGAATGCAATCGAGGCGGTACCGATACCGGCGAGTGTCATCTCGAAACGGTCGCCCGGCGACGCCGGCAGCAGCGGCGCGAGCGAACCGGAAAGGATGACTTCACCGGCGAGAAAGGGGATGCCGTAGCGGCCCAGCGTGTTCGCCAGCCAGGCCACGGCGGTGGCCGGGTGGCCCTGCACGGCGGAGCCGATACCGGACGCCACGTGCTGGCCGTTCTTGTGGATTTCCATGGTCACCGCCGCCAGGTCCAGCGCGCGCGGATCGATGCGGGCGTCGCCCATCACGAAGATGCCGCAGGAGGCGTTGTCGGCCACGGTGTCCTGGATCTTGATCTTCCAGTCGCGGATACGCGAATCGACGATCTCGAAGCAGGGCGACACGTACTCGGTGGCGTCCAGCACCTGCTCCTCGGTGATGCCGGGACCGCGCAGGTCCTTCTTCAGCACGAAGGCGATCTCGCCCTCGGCGCGCGGCTGGATCATG includes these proteins:
- a CDS encoding SDR family NAD(P)-dependent oxidoreductase, with translation MALRRLMAALGRRCRRLFGAASAQPRDLKGRVYLVTGIAPGSIGFETARALAAWGATVIVTTRSRSQDAAQALRAVLPAGAGPLEPESLDLADAASVERLATAVTQRHGRLDGLVNNAGIHLDLLSQWREPKLLDGHEIHWRTNYLGTMQLTLRLLPLLLRSAAAHGGARVVNVVSMLHARGRNAGLFGASLPYNSWVAYGNSKLGLVHATLELQRLYAAQGLQAYCLHPGAVFTNIADKGLSGNPVLEAIRRFFAPMEAAFLLTPEEGAQTTLACATAPEARGGAYYRNCRVAEASADSRDAAVGRKLWRETESWLGSIKAPSQ
- a CDS encoding acetaldehyde dehydrogenase (acetylating), producing MKKIKCAIIGPGNIGTDLLYKLQRSELLEPVWMVGVDPTSEGLARARQHGLKTTDQGVDGMLAHVKADGVQIAFDATSAYVHKENSDKLNKLGVMMIDLTPAAIGPYCVPPINLKEHAGKREMNVNMVTCGGQATIPMVYAVSRVQRVRYAEIIATVASKSVGPGTRKNIDEFTRTTSGAVARIGGADEGKAIIVINPAEPPMIMRDTIHCLTVDAPKQKEIEESVRDMVAEVQKYVPGYRLVNGPVFDGNRVTSFMQVEGLGDFLPKYAGNLDIMTASATRTAEMFAEEILAGRLTLEAA
- a CDS encoding fumarylacetoacetate hydrolase family protein, which produces MALSDSRITALGDELFAALRSRSVLEPLTSREAGIDIEDAYRISLHFLSRREADGERVIGKKIGVTSKPVQDMLGVHQPDFGFLTDRMWLANGSTASIAGSGMIQPRAEGEIAFVLKKDLRGPGITEEQVLDATEYVSPCFEIVDSRIRDWKIKIQDTVADNASCGIFVMGDARIDPRALDLAAVTMEIHKNGQHVASGIGSAVQGHPATAVAWLANTLGRYGIPFLAGEVILSGSLAPLLPASPGDRFEMTLAGIGTASIAFEA
- the dmpG gene encoding 4-hydroxy-2-oxovalerate aldolase, whose translation is MSLNLKGIKIKVHDMSLRDGMHPKRHQITIDQMKSIAKGLDEAGCPLIEVTHGDGLGGASVNYGFPAATDEEYLRAVIPLMKQAKVSALLLPGIGTVDHLRMAADCGVTTIRVATHCTEADVSEQHINLGRKMGLDTVGFLMMAHMIEPELLIEQALLMESYGANCIYLTDSAGYMLPDDVTARIALAREKLKPETEIGFHGHHNLSMGIANSIAAVAAGARRIDCACGGMGAGAGNTPMEVFVAVCNRMGIETGVDVFKISDVAEDLVTPIMDFPVRIDRNSLTLGYAGVYSSFLLFARRAEAKYGIPARELLLELGRQKMVGGQEDMIEDLALTLARERGLLKATA